The sequence CTGCACAGGTGAGATCTGGCAGTGTCTGGGAATGTTTTTGGTTGTCACACCAGGGGGTGCCACTGTCATCTAGAGAGTACAGAgaccaaaaagtgaaagtgaaatttactcagtcgtggccaactccttgcgaccccatggactatacagtccatggaattcttcaggccagaatactggagtggggagcctttcccttctccaggggatcttctcaacccaggagccaaactggggtctcctgcattgcaagcagattctctcccagctgagctaccagggaagccctgcaaaagACCAAGGATGCTGCTCAATACCGTACAATGCATGGGACAGTCCCCCACAGAAAAGAATGATCCAACCCCCAGTGTGGATGGCATGAAGGATGAGAAACCCTGGGCCAGACCACAGAGACTAAGTGTGCTCACAGGTGAATCTGGAAAACTGTTCAGCTTTCCTTCTGTTCAGCCCAGACGGAGAAGTCAAGTCCATTCTCAACTCCTCCCAAGAACTCCACGAGCTGTGGCTCTGAGACACAGAAGGTCGTCACCTGGGGACAGTGGTACTCGTACTGCACCTTTGGAGGGAGATTCATACTGCCTGACACTCAGGCGGCTGCAGGAGCCCAGGGTGCAGCACATTCAAGTTCAGTCTAGACCAGCCAGTGGGGACGGTAATACAGACATTGAAATTTTCACTCCCTCATTAGTTATTGATGACTTACTGCAGACTGCGAACAATTCTAGGTGCTGGGGAAATAACAAGGAACAGAGCAGTTTTCTCTGCCTTTATGAAGCATCCTGGTTGAGGAGAGTCAGAAAACACACAAGTGAATGAAGGCATAGACTTGGGAGGTAAGAAGTGATGTCAATATTAGGAAGCAGGGAGGGGCgcagagagtggggagggggacagTGGTCATGAGAGGACGTGGGAGCACGATGCTGAAGGCCGCGGATGTCTGGAGGGAACGGGGCTTCAGACCACAAGAGACGCCAGGCCAAGGGAGGTGGATGGGGCTGTGCTACATCCCTGGGCCATTCTTGAAAACTCTGGGAATGTGCAAGAAGGTGGTCCCAGGTCTCATAGTACCTGGTCAACCCAGTTCGGCTGTAGAGGTTTTATTCTGAGTAAGATGGAGAGCCATTAGGGAACACAGAGACAGCACAGCAAAAAaggatttatgttttaaaagtgaaatgcAGAAACCAAAAAGTATTTCCCAGATTTCAATTGTCTTGGCCACTCCATCCATCTGCTCGAAGGAGCAGAGTCTCAAAATGTTCacattttgtttttgcatttaaagaacagaacaaaggggcttccctggcggtccactagttaagactccgcacttccaatgcagggagcgcaggctccatccctggtgggggaactaagatcccgcatgccacatggtgtggcccccaaaacagaacagaacaaaCTCAAAAAACATCAGCCTACTTTTTTTCATCAAGGCCTTCCTGACATTCTAAGTCAGAGATGATTATGGCTGGTTTTgcaaaccagagaaggcaatggcaccccactccagtactcttgcctggaaactcccatagacagaggagcctggtaggctgcagtccatggggttgctaagattcggacacgactgagcgacttcactttctcttttcactttcatgcattggagaaggaaatggcaacccactccagtgttcttgcctggagaatcccagggacgggggagcctcgtgggctgccgtctatggggtcacacagagtcggacacgactgaagtgacttagcatagcatagcatagcaaaggcCAGATGGAGCTGAGTTCTGAATAGCTCCCTGAAAGCAGGGAGAAATTCTCAAGCTTAATAAAGCAAATGGATGCAAGTTCATTTCACTTGGATAGGAGAAATTCCTTGCCACGCACCATTTTTAGAAGGGGGGGGGAGTAGTTTGGAGTGGTGTGAAGTCAAATCACAGAGCCTGCGTTCCAGAAAGACTGGGATCTCTTTTTAATACCGGAAGTCCAAGACTGGAAGAGGGTATGCTATCTATAATTTATTCATAAATTGCCAGCTCTTTTCAGACAACTTTTCAAATGAAACGTGACActtgtttaaatatttactggCTTGTTGacccattttttttgttgttgttaattagaatttttctaaaaaagaaaacaaacattgtaACAGCAAATTAATCCAGACAGCCTTGACAGTGAGCAAGCTCAGCCAGGCTACGGTTAAACGTTAAGTTGTGattttccaaaatcattgtaTCCAAGGGGAGAAATTAATTAGAGATATCAGAAATAGTTTGTGGATGTAAAAAGGTTAAGATCCACCCCTACTCCTGATCTGTGATTATGAAATTAGCACAATAGATGTTAAACCATTTGTTTAAAATAGAGTTTTCAGcaattgtttttctgttattatcCCTGAAATGTGTGTTTAGCCCCAAACCGCCTTCCCCTCCAAGAAGTGGTTGGCTGAACAATTCTGTAGCTGCTTCCACAAAACAAAAATGGCTCTTTTTAAGATGCTGCATTGGAGTCCTCTGCCTAACTTTTCAGGGCTTTGTGCTCTAGTTAGTAGCTTCAGGTTAAGTCAACACTTCCTACTCGCTCCTCTCTAGGGTTTCTCTGAAGTCAGGCTTAGAGGACCTTAAAGATCACTGTGACAGAGGGGTTTTATGTGTCCTGACTTCAGGCCTGGAGACTCCAGCCACCTTTGCCAAAAAAGAGTTTACTCAGAATGTCTCAGCAATAATGTCTGACCCCCCGCAGGAACTGTGGCCAGTGGCTGCCATGACAACCAAAGAAGTGGTACCACCATCGGCTGGGCTGGGGCAGTGGGGCCGCAGGGGGAGGAGTTGTCGTGGATCGGATCATGGTTTAGGTGGCCACAGGATTTCTTTAAATGGACTAGATTTAAAGATAGTGCTGCAGCTGCAGAATGACCTTGATAACAATAACAAGTCGATTAGTTAGAGACTGCTAAGTACTTAACAtgtgtttaatcttcacaacagccaGAAGAGGTAAATCGTTCTGTGATCCATTGATCTCTGATGAGGAAGCGGAGGCTCAGAGGCCTGGCTGACTCTTGTGCACATTCACTAGTGTGCCTGACGTGGGGTTCCCAGCCAGGGGAAGAGGTGCCTAAACCCAAGAGCCTGGGGAattcctggcaatccagtggttaggattctgcactttcactgttggcctgggttcaatacctgctcaggaaacgaagatcctgcaaacctcaaggcacagccaaaaaacaaatccTAAAACCTGGAGACTTCCCTTAGCCCCTTTGAGGCTTTGACGGGAGGGTGACCCACGGCATATCCTGGAGATGAGCAGACTGTCCTCCTATGCCAGCCCTGTGGCAGGTCAGCAGTCTAATCGGCGATGCAGTGAGTTAAACACACCTTCAACTccttttttcacttctttctttgaaaagtgGAAATCTGTTGCCCTTCCCTTGGAAGAATGAGGTCTGTGAATCGCTGTGACCTGCTGTGTGACCACCAGAACACGACAGGAGTGCAACCATGTTACTTCCCAGGCCAGGCCTTCTAAGAGCCCAGCTTCTGATTTTGTCAGCCTGGGACGTGCCCTCTGGGAACCCAGCCACCAGGTAGTAGGAAGCCACAAAACAGAGATGCAAACTGTTTCTCATACTCATCAACGGACCCAGTGAGTGCCCAGCTGGCAGCCAGCACGAACTGCCAGCGCCCTGCGTGAGTCACCTGGGATATTCCAGCCCATTGGACCACACGCCGAGCAGAAGAACTGCCCAACTGAGCCCAGGCAACCCCAGCACCACATGAGACCATCAGCAGTAGGCAGTTTCAAAGCACTGAGTTAAGGGGTAGTTCATTTCATAGTAAGGGATAAGCAAAACAGCCTTTTCCCACAGGATGATATCCTCTTGGACAGGAAAGATCTGGAAGGGAGTGTATATGTGATGCACCCAGGTCTGATGTGACGTGGCCAGATGGGAGTTCCCCACTAGTGAGATGGGAGATCCCCACTAGTGAGATGTCTCGTCTGAATCTTGGGGAGAGGGCATCTCTGGGGAGGGTGGGGTATGTGGGATGGATTTCTGTGGTCCCCATAGGAGTGCAGTACAGGTGTCTCTCTCCACAGCATTTCTAGAATACCTCCATTTATGAACACAATCATCTAggtctcttccctggtggctctgacagtaaagaatctgcctgcagtgcaggagacaagggttcagtttctgggttgcgaagatcttctggagaagggaatggctacccaccctactgttctggcctggagaatcccatggacacaggagcctggccagctacagtccatggggtcgcaaagagtcagacaggatggagcgacttagcacacgcacacgCTCCGAGGTCTCTGTGTGCCCGTTGAGGTACTTGCCTGAAGCCAAGCGACAGATGTGTCTACGCTAGAATCTGGGAGGACGGAGTCTTGGAGCTGATGCCCAGCAAGCTAACAGGCTGGAAACAGAAGTAGCCCTTTCCTACACacctgatttttttgttgttgttattgagttgcaATGTCACGaatgtctctttctctttggcAAATTACTGAACTTCTTCCTCATGAAGTTCTTTTAGAAGCTCAGTGTGAGGATATATGTACAGTTCTTGGCACAACCTACACAATTTAGCTACTCAATCAGGAAATATCATTTCCAAATTTATAGTGCTTTTGTTTCCACATTAAAATGGACCTTGACTCTGTAGTAGGTTTACCTCTGAAAAGGCAGCTAATTCTCATGTGTTATATTAGGTGACCATATTCAAGAGTTTTATTCGAACCCATTTGGTATCTATGGAGCTCTTGCTAAATCAAAGTGATCTTCATAAAGTCACAATGGTCTCCATCCATCATGCTTTCTTAGACAGATAAAGGCTCTTAAAACTGTGCTggtattatcatttatttttcagcctGACCTTTGGCAAAGGCAAGAAGTCTGCTAGTTGGTGGGCTACTTAGTCTCTCATCAAGTGTAAATGGATGGGAGATCTCAGATCCATTTACACCTGAAAAGGAGGTTTGCTTACCCCTCTATCGGGTTTAAGGCCTCGTGCTGCATGTATATTTCTCCACAGATGTGCCAATCAAACTCTCTAAAATCTTCCTTGCCTTTGACCAATTTCCATGGCAGATTTGCCACATGTCTGAGTTTCCTGGAAGGCAAAATACCTTTGCACTCACCCAGTTGACCACATCAGAGCCAACTTTGAACTCTGGTTTGGAAAAACAAGACTTCTCTGGGGGGTGGCTTGGCGAGGCAAAGGGAGGGCTGAAAGAGACACAACTCTGCCGTTGctatttttttcaaagagttaGAGGTGATGAGGCTGATAACGCTGAGGAGGGACAGAAGTTCTATTTCTGCAGGTTCCTTAAGGCAACAGAGGAAGCTCGGCGGCCACGGGAGTCTAGTTAATGAGCAGGTTATACAATATTCATTGTGTTGGGTTTAAGTCTTCAAACAGAACGTCTAATTGCGAGAAGAAAAAAAGGCAGCTAAATTACAGATGTTAAGACAACAAAGCTGGGGAAGAATTCCCTCTGATGATAAAACGGTCCTTGTGCTGCTTCCTCTACTAACTGCTCCCtgacaggggtggggggtgggtgcaCAGTGAATCGCTGTTTGCATCAACTATTCTCAGTAGGTCTGTTCTGGCTGAGACTCTCTACAGGATGCAGGGGGAACCCAGAGAGGCCTGGGACCACGATTTTCTCAGAGGACTGTTTTCTTGCTGCTCACAGAGGGAGCAACCCAGTTGCATTCCCCTTCGACCAAAACAAAACTGTTGTCTCCAATTCTCCGGACGTGCACGATCTCACCACCGTCAACCGTGGCAACCGCATCCCCGGCAGGCTCACAAAAGGACACCTCCATCTGCCTGCGGCAAGACTGGGTGTGCAGGTAACGAAGGCCAACAACCACGGCCATGCCCAGCACGGCCAAGAGGCAGAGCAGGATACCCAGCTGCGGAGTCCTGAGCTGGATCCCCCACGGGGCCCTGGCTCCATCCTGCCCGAGCTCAGGTCTTAGGTTGGTCTTCCTGGGGTCCCCCACCCCAGCCGCTCCATTGCCCTCCTCCACTCTGCGCTCCTTGTGCTTTGACCGAGGCAGGAAGCTGGCAGAGGGTCTTGATGCCTCTAACTGGCCATCAGCAGTGGTGGGCCTGGAGGTGGCAGAGGTGTGGAGGGCAGGAGTTGGCTGGGCTGCCCCGGCCCCATGTCCAGTGAGTGCCCTGGAGGACCAGAGGTGAGGATGGGGGAGATGGACAGTGTACGAAGGAGGCCTCATCACTGTCCTATTAGAGGCCTTCATCTTGTCCtagaaaagcaaagggaaaaagaaaaatcaaagaagctAGTCTTCCCTCCAAGCAGCTGTTGAACTTTGCAACTACCCCAACTTCCTTAAAGAACCCCAGGCAGCAGCTGAAAACCCAGCCTCATGCCTGCCCTTAAAAGAGCTCAGAGGAAAACATCCAAGCAGATAAATATGCACTTGTTATTGATGGGGACAAGGAGACTAATGGAAACCCCCCCAAGACAGCATGGAGGTCCCATAAACACAAGGTCCTATTAGAGGGTCCAGGACGATATGGGTGACCGTCATCTCCAACGGCTGAAAGCTCTGAGTGTGTCTTTTGATGCTAAGACCCCCGCAAAAAGAACCACTGAAGCTTGCTATAGGCTCCTATAAATTTGAGTAAGGATATTATaccatgttttattttgtgttcctTTTAAGACTTCAAAGAAACAGTAAATCATTGACCATGTATATTTTATACTGCCCATTGATCTAACCTCTGGGACCATACATGGTATTTTGAGGCCAATGTTATAAAGGAGATGgtgggggaagaggagagaggaattATTAACCAAAGCTAAGTGGGAAAACATATCACCACCAGTGATCTGTAATTGGGAAAACCACCAGTTTCTGTAATTGCCAATAACTTCAGAGACACTGTGGATAATGGAAAGGCTGGTATTGATTGAGAAAAAAATGCTGTGTATACATCACACCCTGGCCTCCTTCTCACCGATTTTGGTTACTAGTCTAATAGCTATGATCACCTAGTGTGGAACTTCCCACTCTGGGATCAAAAATATCATACCCACTGCCTGTGTACAGCCTGGCTGTTACCTGTTCATCCCTATCCGAGGGCAGACAAGTTTCCAGTGAATCAAAGCTTGGATCATTCTGAGtcctaaaaggaagagaaaaaaagccgAGAAGGAGTCACTGAGTATTTGGGTTTTTTCCTTaccttttattataaaaatcttCAGAATAAAAATGTAGAATAATATAATGAACCCCCAGATATGTACCACCCAGGTTCAAAAATTATCACTTCATGACTAATCTTATTTTATCTCCCTCCCTGCCTACCTACTTTGCCTCcatgttttattgtttgttttttcctttagaaatttctttacttgtttatttcaacttttattttgtattggagtagagTCcattaacaggcttccctggtagctcagctggtaaagaatccgcctgcaatacaggagactccggttcaattcctgggtcgggaagatcccctggagaagggataggctactcggTCCAGTATTCCTGTTgactcagaccgtaaagaatccacctgcaatgtgggacacctgggttctatctctgggttgggaagatcccccagaagagggcatggcaatccactccagtattcttgcctggagaatccccaggagcctggcaagctacagtccatggggtcccaaagagttagacatgactgagcaattaaccacagcacagcacacagagtctatcaacaatgttgtgttagcttcaggtatgcaacaaagtgattcagttatacacctatctattccttttcaaattctttccccatttagattattacaaaatattgagtagaattccctgtgctatacaacaggtccttgttggttatctattttaaatacagcagtgtgtacatgtcaatccccaaATCCCAATCTGTCCCTCtcctcacccctcacccctggtaaccataaattcattttctaagtctgtgaatttgtttctgttttgtaaataagtttgtttatatcagtttttttagattccacatataagcaatatcatatgatatttgtcttcctctgtctgacttaattcccttagtatgataatcaaAAGGCTATGCTTCCTATCACTGTTGTGTATACTGATAACATTATATTTCTTGGAAATACTGGAGTTTGCAGTCCGGGGCTGCAGAGGGAATGGAGAGGGAGGCGAGTGAGGATGGCAGCAAAGACCCACTGAATCCTTGTATTGATTTATATaccttatatattatatacttataattTTACATATCTAAATATGTAacctacatttatattttatttatagcagCATCTCAGAGACCTCAGCCGAAACAGCAGTTTCCCAAGATAATCTACCTACCCAGCCCTTCTGCAATGAGTGCTTCTCATGCACTTAAGAGTAAATACCGTTGAgatctttttctgtctgataGCAGGAAGGTTACATTTCCTTGGCACCCTTGTGTTTGGCTTCACCCCACCACCTGTCCCGAATGGCCTATCCCCTGATCAATCACCTGTGGCAGGTGCTGAAGCCGGAAGCGAAGCTCTCTGCGGAGAAGCCCCTGAGGGCCACAAGCCTCTCCAGACCCCGGACACCCAGGGATGGTTCCAGGGATGGTTCCAGAGTTGGACTGCTGTCCTTGCTGGGGTGATGGCCATCACTGACTACAGCAGCTGTGTGTGAAGATGCTTGGAATGGAGTCTCTGCAGCCCCGAGGAACTCTGTCACCCCAACACTGATGGGAACAGGATCTAAACTGtcctcttctccagctccagtTACGGCTGTAGCAGAGACATCTGTGCGCTGCTGAAGAAGGGTGATGGGGAGACTGGGAGCCAAGTGGAGGCCCAGAGACACTgcaaagaaagagggagaaatcATCCTTGTGTTG is a genomic window of Bos javanicus breed banteng chromosome 17, ARS-OSU_banteng_1.0, whole genome shotgun sequence containing:
- the REELD1 gene encoding reelin domain-containing protein 1, which encodes MGVPAALTGWACAALCLVPGSSAFSHGAGAVACADMRPKHIPARTQSPGTHHITVLTGSSSYSAGATVSVAVRSSRDFMGFLLQARRVSDHQIAGTFVSIPPHSKLITCFEEADTVTHADKSRKRNLSFEWRAPAQPVGNIRFFLSVVQSYFVYWVKIESSVVSQQTHSRAHSDSHVEPGSPMPASGQRLENMEGAIPVSLGLHLAPSLPITLLQQRTDVSATAVTGAGEEDSLDPVPISVGVTEFLGAAETPFQASSHTAAVVSDGHHPSKDSSPTLEPSLEPSLGVRGLERLVALRGFSAESFASGFSTCHRTQNDPSFDSLETCLPSDRDEQDKMKASNRTVMRPPSYTVHLPHPHLWSSRALTGHGAGAAQPTPALHTSATSRPTTADGQLEASRPSASFLPRSKHKERRVEEGNGAAGVGDPRKTNLRPELGQDGARAPWGIQLRTPQLGILLCLLAVLGMAVVVGLRYLHTQSCRRQMEVSFCEPAGDAVATVDGGEIVHVRRIGDNSFVLVEGECNWVAPSVSSKKTVL